gtcagcaagtgaagtatgaacaccaaaagcttggaggtatgactcagagcatgcccatacctgagtggaagtgggagcgcattgctatggactttgtggtagggttgcaacgtaccttgggtaagtttgatgctatatgggtcatcgTGGTTCAactgactaagtctgcacactttgtaccagttcagacTACCTATAACTCAGAGAAGTTAACCAAGATCTATATTCGATAAATAGTTcgtttgcatggggttcctatatcTGTTATTTCAGATTGtggcacccaatttacatctcatttctggTGGTCTATGCTGAAAGAGTTGGGCACTCGGGTGGGTCTTAGTACAACCTTTCACCCTAAGACTGATATATTCAATTAGAGGGATCTCAATTTGAGGCAGTGGAGATTGTTGGAGTTGCTCAAGGACTACGACATGAATGCTCTTTATCATCCAGGtaaggcaaatgttgtagcataTACCTTGACTCGGaaggcggtaagtatgggtagtctagccaTGTTACAGGTTGACGAGCGTCCTTTAGCTAGGGATGTCTAATCCTTGAccaatagctttgtgagactttctatttcagaatctggtaaggtgttagcttatatggaggctaggtcatccttATTGGAGCAGATTTGGGgtcaacagtttgatgatggtgatttatgtaagattagagACAAGGCGTTAAAAGAAGAAGCCAAGGCTGaaattcttgatagtgagggagttttgaCGATTAAAAGTCATATTTGTGTTCCTCGGacaggtgatttgactagattgatcatggaAGAGGCCCATAGTTTGAGGTACTTTATCCATCCAggggctactaagatgtatcgtgatttgaagcaacattattggtggtgtcttatgaagagggacatagttgATTTTGTATCTTGGTGTTTGAATCgtcagcaagtgaagtatgaacacaaAAAGCCTGGAGGTATGACTAAAGGATGCCcatacctgagtggaagtgggagcgcattaatatggactttgtggtagggttgccacgtaccttgggtaagtttgataTTATATGGGTCATTATGGATtgactgactaagtctgcacactttgtaccagttcagactacctataactcagagaagttagccaagatctacaTTCGAGAAATAGTTcgtttgcatggggttcctatatctattatttcagatcgtgGAACCtaatttacatctcatttctggTGGTCTATACAGAAAAAGTTGGGCACACAGGTGGATCTTAGTGCAGCCTTTCACCTTAAAACTGATGGTCAATCTAAGTTTGGATAATTCAAgttcttgaggacatgttgggagcgtgtgtgattgactttggtggtcacTGGGATCAGTTCTTGCCATTAGTGGAGtatgcttacaataatagttatcattcaatcattgagatggcaccatttaaggctttgtatggtaggagatgtcgatatccaattggttggtttgacgcatGTGAGATTAGACCGTGGGGTATAAATTTGATGAGGGAGTTCTTGGACAAGGTCAAattgatccaagatagactcatcatggctcagagtaggcaaaagagttatgcaaataggaaggttcgtgattcgaagtttatggttggagaggGGGTTCtacttaaggtttcacccatgaagggggcaagttgagtccaaggtatattggtccgtTCAAGATTGTGGAGCGTATTGGGGAGGTCGCATATCAGTTGGCTTTACCACCTGGGTTGTCAGGTGTCCATCATGTATTTCACATTTCAATGTTGAAGAAGTATCATTAGGGTGGTGCtcatgtgattcaatgggattcactgctacttgatcagaatttgacttttgaggaagagTCGATAACCATTTTGGATAGTTAAATTCGGAAGCTAAGGTCCAAGTagattgcttcagtaaaggttcagtggaagcatcGTCCGGTGGAAgaggctacatgggagacagagtaagacatgaggagtaaatatcctcatctttttgagtgTTGAggttagctcttttctttttccgttcgaggacgaacatttgtttaagtggtaggtgatgtaacgacccgctaacCGTTTTGACAACTAGGACTATTTTggatttttaaggaaaattttaaggggtatttttaaactaatcGGTAGCTATGCATATCTaattggtgatttttttttgttaaatgagTATTATATCACATCCATAATTAATAGTAACCACTTGACCCATGTAATTGAATTATGTTAGTGGAGTTAGTTAAGAGAAAAAAGGAGAACGAGTAAAacgaaaatagacaaagggCGAAAGATGGGGTCTCGTatcaagattttttaaaaatctaaggTATgctaagattttttaaaatctaaggTATGCtaagattttttaaattgttgaagggcgttttcctaattaaagattaaaacgaaaatagacaaaggggtaagggcgaaagatggggtctcgtatcaatggtgtgacgggcattggtacgagtatcGGTGTTGTAAAACCAAAAGTTACTACTATAAAATGcggattgtaatttgagaatttcCAAAGCATacgggcattagctgatatattattgaaattattgtgtgattgtgttttgtttattacacccgtatagttgtgataatttaGGTGGTTATGTATAATGTTGATATTGATTGCGCTtaagatgcatcatcatccccttatattgaaataatattgtgtataTGCATTGACATGtgattgagtataagttgggcacgtggtgATCGTTcctgctggggatggtgagatgttaagattgtaactTAGGCAcatggagaccgtccgtgcggaaattgtttgatattatgatagtgcattTAGATCATCCGCACAGAcatgtggagatcgtccgtgtcggtatatggacctcgcgagtcccccatgggtcatgagcTCTCGATGTATTTTCGAGAAGTATCATTTATATACGGTTGAGTAAGTACtaggtattctgagacatatcattacatggtatcatattgcattgtatttcatcacatcattcattcttgatgattatgtgttttgtttggtgtttggaaagtATTTGTTGTTtgattacctttattgatgaaacttaaatagtaagtgtaatatatatatatatatatatatatatatatatatatatatatatatatatatatatatatatatatatatatatatatatatatatatacttgtataatttcataatttatttttcttatataaactcccgtcactacttcttcgttgtcggtcaatgagacatattGGGTACACGTATtctcgtactcatactacacctTGTTGCATTCTTTATGGTGCAGATTCAATTCTGAGTGGTGCACATCTCAAGGAGTATTTTGAGTCCGAGTTTAGACTGTTGTGGTGTTCTGGTGAGCTGCTTGgttgttccgtggcccacaattccctctatcttttacttattctatTATTCAGTATTCATACAGGATAtctcttatgttagatttgtcattttagtttcatacttgcatcgtattttagaagctcttgtacttatgaaaCCAATTCTTGAgtagtacttttt
The sequence above is a segment of the Solanum lycopersicum chromosome 10, SLM_r2.1 genome. Coding sequences within it:
- the LOC138338796 gene encoding uncharacterized protein; protein product: MEESHSSRYSIHSGATKMYRYLKQHYWWCCMKRDIVDFVSQSLNCQQVKYEHQKLGDCGTQFTSHFWWSMLKELGTRRDLNLRQWRLLELLKDYDMNALYHPESGKVLAYMEARSSLLEQIWGQQFDDGDLCKIRDKALKEEAKAEILDSEGVLTIKSHICVPRTGDLTRLIMEEAHSLRYFIHPGATKMYRDLKQHYWWCLMKRDIVDFVSWCLNRQQVKYEHKKPGVQTTYNSEKLAKIYIREIVRLHGVPISIISDRGT